AATTGTGGTGCAGTTTCCAAGCAGTGAGCGGTTCAAACCATCCTACATCCACAGGTTggttgcacatttctttgatagCCAGTAAATAGGCAAACACGAACAGATTAATTcagaaaacaatattttacatatatgcatGCATATGTATATTGGAGTCTAAATATCTGAGATTACTAGTGAAAGGGCTTCTATTTTGCACTTTTCTTCTTTTATACAAACTATCACGAcattcagaatttcttagtatttgctATGTCCCCTTCTTGCTTTAATGACAACCCAGAATTAAGATAATGATCCAATGTcccaaggaaatctgaccttctaatcaaaggagttaacatggtcacaAATTTGCTGTTCTGTTTAGGGACCAAAacaatagtgcagaatcttacatatcataacatttgttttaaaaattataataaacctGTTCATTTCCAGGTTTAAGTTGGACCCTTGTTTTCAATGTAATATCAGACTTTTAGACCATGACATTTTACTGAATCCCATTTGGTTATTGGTGCAAGATTTTCTGGTGGAATCCTAAATTTGGTTGAAGAGATTTGATTTCTGCCCATCTCATCTGCAGCTTTGGCATGACGGAGAACTACTTTGTGCTTGTTGAAGTTCCTGTGAAGATCAACTTGCTGAAATTTCTGACATCCTGGAGCATCAGAGGGACAAATTACATGGACTGCTTTGAGTCAAATGACAGAATGGGTGTAAGTCAAGGCTTATTTTATCACATTTGAAAAGTTAATTATATGTTTGGGAAAAACAAAGGCCAAAATTGCTCTAGGCATTTTGTGTTGCATAATCCTGTTTAATTGGTTACATTCCCCAGACGTGGTTTCACTTGGCCACCAAGAATCCTGGAGAATACATCGACCACAAATTCAGAACATCTGCCTTTAATGTTTTCCATCACATTAACTGTTATGAGGACCAAGGCTTTATTGTTGTCGATCTGTGTACTTGGAAGGGGTAAGAGGGCTATTTTCTAATATTTGGACAAGCTTTAGTCATTTTTagtgccaaaataacaaacatagaAATGTAACACAAAGCATATGCTGCACATTTGATAATGGCAGTCAGTATGGCCATCTCTGCAGCTAAAATGCTGATCTATTCGTTCATCTGCGGTCACCTTCATTTGATTGACAGGCACGAGTTTGTGTATAATTATCTATATTTGGCAAACCTGAGGCAAAACTGGGAGGAAGTCAAGAAAGCAGCTCTGAGGGCACCACAGCCAGAAGTCCGGAGATATGTGCTGCCTCTGGACATTCACAGGGTAAGAGATTTTGCGCTCCTATTTCTTCTCGGGAGCAAGTGGATTAACAATTCAGTTGGGTTCTTGATCTTTTTGTCTCTGTATTTCCATTCCAACAATCTATTTCTTTATCCAACAGTCTATTCATTTGTTTGACTTGCAGGAAGAACAGGGGAAGAATCTGGTTTCTCTTCCTTACACAACAGCCACTGCGGTCATGTGCAGCGATGGAACCGTTTGGCTCGAACCCGAAGTTCTTTTCTCTGGACCACGACAAGGTAAATATTCAGCCCCAAATCTCCTCCTAAGTAATGGTTAACCAAAAATTtgtaattctgtcttcatttactcacacactcatgttgttccaaacctttatgactgtctttcttcagtgtAACACAGAGGGAGAAATTTTGAATAATGCGCTGCTTGCACTTTTCCATGAAATTACTTTAAATGGGTACTGgagttttcaagcttcaaaaggatacaaacagtaccgctgctccctataAGCATACtttgcagtctgtgtagggcaccaactccctaggggggcaccatcttaccatgCTcacacaacccccccccccacacaccaTCCACCAGGATCTCTATGTAGGGCATCAATACGTAGGGCATCAAATCCGGTAGCCCTGGATACAAAACATTATAAAGTATCATAAAACTGCCGTTTGCTCTATATTCCAAGCCATCTGATAGCTTTATGTTAGCAACAGTCCGAAATATGTAGtgtaaatttagccacagattaTCTTCCCCTTCAGTGAGCTTCTAACTCAAGAACAACTGCAACCGGATCATTGTGCCATTGAGCaaaatttgtaaacaaatcaTTTAGGTTTTGCGAACTTGATCAGTTGATTCATTCAAAAAGAACAATTTGTCTCCAATCGGACATGGCTACATTTCTCATGAACTCACCCAAGGAGAACAAGGATGGATGTCAAAGTGAAAGGAAAAAACAACCATGGCAAAAAGTAGCCCAAATTACCTGAATTCACTCTAGATTTGAGATTAGATGGAAATGCATATTCTCAAAAATTAGCAATAAGCCAACTGTGTGAGAGAATCAAAAAATGTAAGCCATTTATCAAACATctgactgaaataaaaaataaaatgtattgattaaAAGTGTTTCTACTTTGGGTTCTTTTTGTGCTACAGCTTTTGAGTTTCCTCAAATCAACTACAGCAAATACTGTGGGAAAAATTACACCTTTGCTTATGGACTCGGGCTGAACCACTTTGTTCCGGACCGGGTGGGTGTTATAAGATGGTGAAAACCTTTTTTATGTTCACCATGTGTTCTATTTGTGATTTATCCTAGTTTGTTTGTCTTTGTGGGCTTTAAGATTTGCAAGCTCAATGTGAAAAGCAAAGAAACATGGATATGGCAGGAGCCAGATGCCTATCCATCTGAACCACTGTTTGTGCCAAGTCCTGATGCTAAAGATGAAGATGATGGTATTCCTTATCTTTTATTAAACGTTAAAAACATTTGAGACTTGTTTATTCTCTTGAAATACAATAAATAAGTTTTCCTTCTGCTTTCCCCAGGTGTTCTCCTGAGTATTGTGGTAAAACCAGGGGTTGCCCAGAGGCCAGCGTTTCTCCTTATACTCAATGCCACTGACCTGACCGAAATAGCACGCGCAGAGGTTGATGTCATCATTCCTGTCACATTCCACGGAATGTACAAACCTTAGAGAATCATAACCTGAAGGGCTTTCCATTTCAATAAACAGACCATTTCAAACTTATTTTTAGGTAaatgttgttgttgctattgtactgtatattggcCAGTTATATGACCTCTTACTGTAtgcttataatataattataactttttgacaatGTGTTACGAAACCACATGTATATCATTTCTTTTCAAAATTAAACTTTTCTATTAATGAATGACAACATAGCTTAGCCATTTATGAACAATGGTTTATTCATAAGGAAAATTCTGCatgtacaatttaattaaatgtattagcCAGACAGTAATAAGACACTGTTGCTGATTAGGtaaattgcaattaaaaaaatttagaCGTTTTAGTTCATTTTGTATGATTAGTTTTAGAATACACCTCATATAAGTATATAAATGAGTTTCATACAGAGGTAGTGCTACAGTCAGAGTAAAGGAGACTCTCTAATACTCTTGTTGTTTAATGATTTTCAAACACCTGCTTAAACCCTAAAGAAAGGATATACAGTATTTGAGATAGCTTCTATGCTAAGTACTAAACATAGAAGCTAAGTATTATATATGTTTACCTGCAAATTTGCATAAAAAATTTCAAAGGATaggtaaaataaacttaaaacaactTTATCTCAAAGGAATATAAGCAACTGCTTTAATAGCTAACACATTCGCTGAGGAGTCCAGGGAGCTGTCTCAACCCATTAGCAGCTTAGCTTTGTGACTTCAAGTACTGTTTAATAttaaagaattagttcacccgaaaatacaaattctcatttcatcatttatcatttactcatcctcatgccatcgcagatgtgtatgactttcattcttctgtagaacactgtagaatgaagatttttagaataatatctcagctttgtaggtccatacaatgcaagtgaatggtggccagaactttgaaactctaaaaagcacataaaggcagtataaaagtaatccatacgactccaatggtttcatcaatgtcttttgaagtgatatgataggtgtggctgagaaacatatcaatatttaagtccttttttaccataaatctccacttttgaccagccccaaccagaaggtggcgatatgcacgaagaatgtgaatcactaaaaaacaaagaaagtaaaagtgaagataTCAAGTAAcaaaaaggagttaaatattgatctgtttctcacccacatctatcatatcacttctgaagacatggatttaaccattggagtcaaatggattacttttatgctgccattatgtgttttctggagcttcaaagttctgttcaccattcgtttacattgtatggacctacagagctgagatattcttcaaagaattctttgtttttgttctgcagaaagaagaatttcatacacattttatgatttggcagaactattcctttaagaactccACCTTTATCACAGTATACTTTTATTTCCTATTAAGATGTTTTGGGAGCACAGTAACTACAAGTATAGCTTGTAGTCTGGTATCTTTAGGTATCCAAACCATGTTAGTGTAAGGGTTCCATGTCTCCACAGAAAACCTCAACAGCTGCTTTTCATTATGGCCTTCCAGTGATTGGTCTGTATTCATATCTGTGCTTTTGTGGTCATACAGATGTATTGCCCATTTTAAGGGCAACTTAGACCAGGAGTCACATATGTATTTCAAATGTATCAATCATTGatctgcaaaaaaattaaataaaagtaacTTGGCTGATATATCCGGAATGGGTTATTTTTAACTGTTTTCCTTTACCTTTCTGGTGTCTCGAGGAAGAATATCACCATTGTCCCACAGTCTGCCAGTGGAGAAGAATCCTGAGCTCTCTTCCTCCAACCTTTATATGAACATAAATAACTCTATAATCTTTTTCAATTCACTTGAAAGAGAATACACAAAATTGGACGATTTACGCAGTTCAATTGTATGATAAATTTCCATCAAACTATATTAAATAAACTTTAAACAATGTCCATATTATGAATTCTgaataaatgtaaagtatttaaTAACTTATTGAGGAGTATGAACTTTAAAATTTAGTTAGTTTATGttttaaacaattcaatttgGTAAATGGCAAAGCAACTATTTGTTTtagcattaaattaattaattgtatatTTGGCGTGAAGTTAAGCATATTTAAATTTAATAGCTATACAATTGCTAGatagttgcttactggcccatgtCAAAtaagcccacccccaagtcttctttttaatgcaagtctatgggactttTTAACCCATTTAAATATCCGGCAGGTGATAATCTTATATATGATTGCTCATAAAAGTAACACACTTCTCCTCAACAATCACACAATTTGAAGTATCATTCATGTTCATACCACAAACCAGTTAACAGAAGACAAAACGGcatgcagaaaaacaaagtataaccTAGCCTTTAATATGAGCTAAAATAATAGTAATGCTTgtctttttaaagcaaaatagaCAGTAGTATTTGTTAATTACATAACCCACAATTACAGTTTTATCGGAGTATCTTTAGAGTGAGCTCATCCTTACATTCAGTTTGTAAATCTCTAATTTAGAATGTTCTGCTCCCAATGCAACAAAGTAGCTCTCAGAGACACTCTTTGTTTGATCAAATAAAAGATGTTTGAGAAGAGCTGCTCTCCATCTTTAGTCATGATCTGAACTCTAATTAGAAAAAGATTCCTTTTGTTATTCCAGATCATGCTCAAAGACATCACAGATCTGACTGGTCAGACACACAGGAGCATGCAAATCTGATTTTCAAGTTAACAGGATTAACTGTTTTATCTCCTATATATGTACATTTCAACATTTTACTAACTAAGCAGGACCCTGATTGGTTTGGGTGACCTTGAAACAAGTTATGAACCAATTGCTGTTTCAGTAGTGAAACGGATGTGGATttgcatgacattttaaaatatgccACTTATACGATAATCAGCACACTAAATGTTCACACTTTTCAAGTTTGATTTTAAACAATTAACTATAGAATTTCTCATCCCTAAATGTTCATGATTTTTGCAGTTGTTTGTGATAAATGGATAATCAAATTTAAATTCAGATTCAGCAATGAATCCTTCAATTGTGAATTGGCTTGactgattcactgaaaagaagAGACTAAAAAGAAGAATTCAGATATCACTAAGGCTTGcaagcaagttttactctacacaaatGTAATATCTAGTTGAATATATAATTAAgaacagagtatatatatataaataaaaattatattcactTAAGAAATTTCAAAGACTTTTCAGTGAAATTTATGATTTGatttatttccatgacttttccagagTCTGAAAACACAAATTCTATCACTGTGGGAACCAACTAACAAGAAATTAAAAGTGTCATATCAGAGGTAAATGTGTTATAATATATCATTCAAGATTTGTGCTTGCTAAATCATGCAATCTCTGAGAGCAAAGAGTAAAGAATAGTGACAGGTGTCAACAttgagctatatatatattttatttgtatttatttatttattttattatttcagtgTACAAACGGTAGTGGACATTTACTGTTCATTATAAGAACTCATGAGTGGTAAAAGACAATTTTAATGCAGGTTAAATGGCggttttaagattatttaaataaataatcaccTCAAACTTCCTTCAAATTTATCTCATGGGATTGAAGCATCGTTCTTTGGTATGTGCATATAGGCCCTGATTAAATCATAGAATGGACCTTTTAATAGTAAATGTCATTCATGCTATTATAAATAGCGCAAAGAATGCTTTGTAGTGAGTTTATTGTGAGATTTAACTTTACCTCCCGTCTTTTTTTTCCCCCGGAATCGAAtaaattatactgaaatggaCTCTTGGAATCGATTCAAATAATTCCAAAACCATGCATCGGAGTCGATTCCCAAATTTCTGATATCGAACAGCCCCTGGCGATGTAGTGCATATTTTACAAGATGATAGAATAACCACTAGAGAGCAGTATACCTCAGTACATTTTTAAACGTAGTGTTCAAATATGCAACTTTGAATTAATAATTAATCACAGTGACCTACAAGAGTACAATTAAaactttctattctattctataactGTCTCCCCGTTGCCTCAGTGGGTAGCCTACTTCAGTTCAAGTTTATAATTTATATCTCCGTGGGAAATTTACACAGGGTATACATTAAAACAggttttacataataataataataataataataataaaaccacacaaaaataaattaatattcggTTCAAGAGCAATAGGGATTCATCATAATAAACTTTAAATAAggtcattaaataaatacaaataaaaaataaaaatttgtataCACCAAAATGCAGTATccaatgaaagaaataaaagtttaaCCCCataaacaatacaataataaattatctgtacttcatatatatttctttgtCACTCTGCACAGTTAATTTATGACAGTTAAACAAATTATTGCTTTGGCTATATGCCTCTGGCAACATGACTAAACACATAAGTTCCATTGTCTTGGAATAAGCTCTCTTCATGAATGACACCATAACAATTGATCAAGTGATGTATAAGCATGTGCCAGATACTATGAGGTTTACAGgcaattatatgttttattaacaaGATAAGAAACcacataaaaacaatatacatgtaacacaaagaaaaaaggaaaaaaagctGTTATGTACAAaatagctaatatatatatatatatatatatatatatatatatatatatatatatatatatatatatatataagcataaaATTTACCtgtttgaaaaatgttgcttCTTGGAGTAAGTATACATAAAATTCAGCCTAGCCATTCcatgtcttatatatatatatatatatatatatatatatatatatatatatatatatatatatatatatatatgtgaaagttccccataataataaaatgcataattataattttctttgtcAATTTAATTCTTGAACTAGCACAATAATagtgtaatatacatttttaaaaggacaGGGGATTCATTTGTTGAAAAATAATCACAAGAATATACAACACAAACCTCTCTAACACACTTTTAACTGGGTGTAttccaatgtaaaaatgtaaatgcaacttTTGATACTTTAATATAACGTTTATTATTTAGACAGTATGTGTCTCAGATTGCCCATGTTATATCCCAGTTTACATAAACAATAAATCGTTTGAAACGTATGTTTATTACAAATACATGTATTTGTACCGTTGtgttaaaatatcaatatccacAACACAACATGTTATCTTGCACATATGTGACATCCAAATCATTACTCCTAGAGGTCCTTTAGAAGTTAtcataaagttatccatactaATGAAACGTGTGAGAATCTTTCAGTAGGTGACGTCAGACGCATGGTTTTACTCGCCGCGCGCTCCTCCCCACGAGCACTCAGGCTAAGTGTAAAAATGGCGTCCATCATGGAGGGGCCGCTGAGCAAATGGACTAACGTAATGAAGGGATGGCAGTATCGCTGGTTCGTGCTGGACTATAACGCCGGGTTGCTTTCATACTACACCGTAAGTATTTGTCGCACTCTTGAGAGAACTAAGAGAGGCTTTGGTTGTCAGTCTGCAATCGGTAAATGCCGACAAGGAAACGAGCACTTGCAGGCCTGTCAGGAGTAGGGAATCTCAGCTGGTCTGGGTGGGGCTTTGCTTGAGTGACTGAGACGCCAGCCAATTCGAGCTTTACTTGGAAAGGCGTCAACCAATAAGCTGTTAGAATCACTATGTTTCCGACGGGAATGCCACCTCCCTTGGAAAAAAAGCTAGTGTAGTGTTTAGCTTGCCAAATTTGAAGGGTGGATGCGTTCGCTTCAGAGTAATTGCAGTGTTAACACACAATTTGTAGCTTTCATATTTGTCTATTGAAAGCTCTACAGTGttttaaaaccaaacaaacagctATGCTAAGAGCTGCAATAGTTATCATCAATAAACCATCCATACATATTAGAGCTCGGAGGTTTATTAATGTCTACATATGGGCCATATAATTGAGGCTGCGGTTGTTTATTTTCactgataacaaagtaaaaaaaaaaagtaaccctTTACCCGTATTACTCTGGTTCACCTATCTAATAAGAATAGCTAATAGCCTACTGATAACATAACGCACAAGACCCAGCAACTCCTGTAAAACTGAAGTATTAAGGCAACAATTAGTACTCGTACACATGGTTATTGCTGGTGAAACCGTAAAAACAAGATAAAGGTTAATCTACAGTACCTGTTTAGATTAGCAATAGACTGTAATTAAGTACTCGGCACAATGAGAGAAACTGTAAAGAGAGTTACAtagtttttcatgttttaaaaatacCTTAATTGTTATTCTAGTACCCCCATCAAAGGTCTGCTTTTGCAAATCTCAGGTTTCAGTGTATTAACATTGTgttatttgttacatttattacattatgtaaAACTCTGAAGCATGTCATAATattatacactaccattcaaaacgTGGACTTGACTGAATTTGCTTGTCATGATCTGTTCTAAAAAGGCTAATGCTTAAAAATTCCATTTGTAGACACAAATTGTgagtacatttgtatttatttacactaacatttattaaatttttctttaaatgtatgaGATGGACAGGATAGTAAAGGAAGGGCAGCCAACGAGTGTCCTGCATATATGAGAACTCCTTTAATAGCATGCCCAGAGGATTGACTATTCTTTACTATtctactttaaaatgttaaaaatagtaataataaagaatgagttggTGTGTCCAAACGTTTTACTTACTGGTAGTTTATATATTGCATATTAatgcttttccttttttttaatgtactgattttgtgtgtgtgtgtgtgtatgtatgtatatatgtatatatcagaAGGCAAATAGTAATGTTAAAAGTTCTGATGTGTCTCAGTTGTATAACTTCAAGTCCATGTTGTTTacaaatattgtttaatttctAAGATATAGCCAAGAGTTCCAGTTCCAGAAGCCAAAGTAATTGTGAAAGCTATTTAGTGAAATTTGTGAACTTTACAAATCTTCAGTAAAATGAGACTAGGGCATATTCCAACACTTTTGTTGCTTATTCAACAAAAGTTAATGCGCTCTGATacttcttttttctctttcttcagTCTAAAGACAAGATGATGCGTGGCTCCAGAAGAGGCTGTGTGCGACTTCGGGTAAGAAACGTCATCTTTAATTTGGAGCAGCACTCTTTTAATTCATTTCTATTTAATTGTACATAATTTTTTATCCCCGTATTGTTCTTGTTTGAATATTTAGTGATTTGATTATATGAATGTATGTCTCTAAATGCAGGATTATATAGCACACTTTCTTATTTTGTCATGTAGCTAGCTACAGTTGAAATTCTTCAACCAAGAATATAGTatgaactaaaaacataaaaaaagatgtgatatattattttgtgtttaaataaGAATAGAGAATTACAACGATCTGTTAACTAAAATAAACTCTGCAATTTAGCAGCTTCCTAGTTTGATTAGTTCAAATGAAGAATTTACAGAGAAGATGTTTGTGCACAATTGTGCTCATTCTGTTGAAATAACAAGCTTCACTAtgcatgaaatttttttttagaatcttGCATTTCTCATGCATCTTGTTCATTATGATTTAGAAATGCATATTAGAGCAAATGCTGTGAAAAGTACCACCAGAGGGCACACTATGCATTAAACTTCAGTTTAGAATATAGAGGACAGTTAtgaaatatgtacatttaatgCAGAGGAGGATTGTTTTTAGATGTATATCTAGTAATATTCATGGCATACATGCATGGCTTTAGTTGTTTACTGCATACATAAAGATACATCATGCATATATGTATTTGCTTTTTTCGTAATACTTATTAAACCATTTGTCATTTGACAAAGTTCAGCTTTATCTGACAACAAATTGCAATCAATGTTCTTGATTGTTGCTAAaggaggtttgtgtgtgtgtgtgtgtgtgtgtgtgtgtgtgtgtgtgtgtgtgtgtgtgtgtgtgtgtgtgtgtgtgtgtgtgtgtgtgtgtttttgtctttaatGCAAAGTTGTGCTGTAGGGTAACACTGAAATGAAAAATAGATTTTCTATATCGCTTGAGAGTTAGCTGTGACAGACAGTTTAAATTTAAGACAGCCGTTAAAAGTGCTAAGGGCGTTGGCTTATTTAGCTGGAAGCCTGTGGTCTAATCAGATCTGAGCGTCTGTTTTTGTTCTCTTCCTCTCAGTTACCACTGCTTGGAAAATATCCATTTAAAGTCAAGACTGCTTTTTGCCTTTAGATTTTCAACATTTTCCTTAATAAAACCTTGGCATGGTGCTGTTTAATTTTTGATGAGGATATTTTGTCTGGCAAGGCCTTAGGATTTGTGAATTATAGCCTATATTAGAATATCGTGTGGTGGTGCATCAGGTTTAATATTTGTATGTGATTCCTCTGGTCCTGTACCTACAGACTGTTCTGCAGTCATCgtcctgtctctctctttctcgtttCACTCCCTTCCTGtctttcttttcctctccctTACTCCACCCATTCTCTCTCaccccttttctctctctctttgctgaTGTAGTGAAGGAAGCAAATGACGTGTCCCTCCATCTGAATGGCTTTTGTTGCGTTTCTCTTTCGCAGGGAGCTGTGATTGGAATCGATGACGAGGACGACAGCACTTTCACCATTACTGTGGACCAGAAGACTTTCCATTTTCAGGGTGAGTGCTCCATTCTCTTGTCCTCTAGGGCTTTTGTCTCCTTGATCTCCTCTCTCTTCTTTCATTATGTCTGGCACCTCCTGCCGTGCCGCTTTTATCGCTGTTTATAGTGCAGCCTTACGCCGGATGCTCACGTgtgccccctctctctctctctctctctctctctctctctctctctctctct
This sequence is a window from Xyrauchen texanus isolate HMW12.3.18 chromosome 37, RBS_HiC_50CHRs, whole genome shotgun sequence. Protein-coding genes within it:
- the LOC127630806 gene encoding retinal Mueller cells isomerohydrolase, with translation MVSRLEHPAGGYKKIFETCEELAEPISAQVSGKIPAWLTGSLLRLGPGLFEVGDEPFYHLFDGQALMHKFDLKDGHVTYYRRFIRTDAYVRAMTEKRIVITEFGTAAYPDPCKNIFSRFFTYFQGIEVTDNCLVNVYPIGEDFYACTETNYITKVDPDTLETIKKVDLCNYLSVNGVTAHPHIEQDGTVYNIGNCFGKNMSLAYNIVKIPPEQEDKSNPIEKSTIVVQFPSSERFKPSYIHSFGMTENYFVLVEVPVKINLLKFLTSWSIRGTNYMDCFESNDRMGTWFHLATKNPGEYIDHKFRTSAFNVFHHINCYEDQGFIVVDLCTWKGHEFVYNYLYLANLRQNWEEVKKAALRAPQPEVRRYVLPLDIHREEQGKNLVSLPYTTATAVMCSDGTVWLEPEVLFSGPRQAFEFPQINYSKYCGKNYTFAYGLGLNHFVPDRICKLNVKSKETWIWQEPDAYPSEPLFVPSPDAKDEDDGVLLSIVVKPGVAQRPAFLLILNATDLTEIARAEVDVIIPVTFHGMYKP